A window of Rubricoccus marinus contains these coding sequences:
- a CDS encoding NUDIX hydrolase — protein sequence MTPTVSLTTDIALFTLREGVLHLLLIERGIAPFKGKWALPGGFVVDGESLEACARRELAEEAGVEDVYLEQLYTFGAPGRDPRGRVVTVAYVGLVPSDELRPVGGSDASRAAWHSADALPPLAFDHAEIVALARQRLTAKLDYTTIAFQFLPTTFTLSDAQAVYEAVGGAELDKRNFRKAILATGHLAETGEKRGGVGRPASLYRLTDPSTVHITK from the coding sequence ATGACGCCCACCGTCTCCCTCACGACCGACATCGCGCTCTTTACCCTCCGCGAGGGCGTGCTGCACCTCCTGCTCATCGAGCGCGGCATCGCGCCGTTTAAAGGCAAGTGGGCGCTGCCGGGCGGGTTCGTCGTCGACGGCGAGAGCCTGGAGGCGTGCGCGCGGCGCGAGTTGGCCGAGGAGGCGGGCGTCGAGGACGTGTACCTGGAGCAGCTCTACACGTTTGGCGCGCCGGGGCGCGATCCGCGAGGCCGCGTCGTGACCGTCGCCTACGTCGGCCTGGTGCCGTCGGACGAGTTGAGGCCTGTCGGCGGCAGCGACGCCAGCCGCGCGGCGTGGCACTCTGCCGACGCCCTCCCGCCTCTGGCGTTCGACCACGCGGAGATCGTCGCCCTCGCGCGCCAGAGGCTCACGGCCAAGCTGGACTACACGACGATCGCCTTCCAGTTCTTGCCGACCACGTTCACGCTTTCGGACGCGCAGGCGGTCTACGAGGCCGTGGGCGGCGCCGAGCTGGACAAGAGAAACTTCCGAAAGGCCATCCTGGCCACAGGCCACCTGGCGGAGACCGGCGAGAAGCGCGGCGGCGTGGGCCGCCCGGCCTCGCTGTACCGCCTTACCGATCCCTCCACCGTCCACATCACCAAGTAG
- the recD gene encoding exodeoxyribonuclease V subunit alpha, protein MRTLAPETTALLDALAESEDVAPIDLALARMLAEHDPERAREVALAAVLVSAMQRRGHTAVELDAWAGEPFPGAAVRLPETDAWVQRLNESPVVSDGGTVAPLVLDGDGRLYLYRLWRAEGRVASRIAELVGESGQAPEAVRETFSALFPEAGAGDRQALAAAGALRHRMAVVAGGPGTGKTTTVAKLLALLLAADPDLTVALATPTGKASNRLTESIASRSAALPVSDDVRQRLAVEAVTLHRLLKYSPTRRAWGRGPASPIPADVVVVDETSMADLLMFDALLASLRPGARLVLLGDADQLPSVGVGAVFGDLCEAGARDAVGPGFQAFCNALGVTTPEASGDSASGEAPSGHTSGVSLREPDAMADAVVRLVVSHRFAADSGIGRLASALRDGDEAGVRDVLTDGASGDVVCLDPADRAEAIWTHAEPHARALCTASTPEAALSAAAAFRMLAPTRGGRWGVYALNRLVERRLSEDGLRLSPTDPWYHGRPILVTENDYDRDLFNGDVGVVWRPSAEARWRQRPVVVFEGKDGVREVPVAQLPEHETAWAMTIHKSQGSEFDDVLLVLPTPGSTQARRLSRQLVYTAVTRAKGTAPEASSGPSLTILGAAEQMAEAAGVAERRASGLAARLREMPER, encoded by the coding sequence ATGAGAACCCTCGCCCCCGAGACCACCGCCCTGCTGGATGCCCTCGCCGAGAGCGAAGACGTGGCGCCCATCGACCTCGCCCTGGCGCGGATGCTGGCAGAGCATGATCCCGAGCGCGCCCGCGAGGTGGCGCTCGCGGCCGTGCTCGTGAGCGCGATGCAGCGGCGCGGGCACACGGCCGTCGAACTGGACGCGTGGGCAGGCGAGCCCTTTCCGGGAGCGGCCGTACGGCTCCCCGAGACCGACGCGTGGGTGCAAAGGCTGAACGAGAGCCCAGTCGTGAGCGACGGCGGGACCGTCGCGCCGCTCGTGCTGGATGGCGACGGGCGGCTCTACCTCTACCGCCTCTGGCGCGCCGAAGGGCGCGTGGCGAGCCGGATCGCGGAGTTGGTGGGCGAGTCCGGGCAAGCGCCAGAGGCCGTCCGCGAGACGTTCTCGGCGCTGTTTCCCGAGGCCGGTGCGGGCGACCGGCAGGCGCTGGCGGCGGCGGGCGCTCTGCGACACAGAATGGCTGTCGTGGCGGGCGGACCGGGCACGGGCAAGACGACGACCGTCGCCAAGCTCCTGGCACTGCTCCTCGCGGCCGACCCGGATCTGACGGTCGCGCTCGCGACGCCGACCGGCAAGGCGTCGAACCGCCTCACGGAGTCCATCGCCTCGCGCAGCGCCGCGCTGCCCGTCTCGGACGACGTGCGCCAGAGGCTCGCCGTGGAGGCCGTCACCCTGCATCGCCTGCTGAAGTACTCGCCCACGCGCCGCGCGTGGGGCCGCGGACCGGCCTCGCCCATCCCGGCCGATGTCGTCGTCGTGGACGAGACCTCGATGGCGGACCTGCTCATGTTCGACGCGCTTCTGGCGTCGCTGCGCCCCGGCGCGCGGCTTGTGCTTCTCGGCGACGCGGACCAGCTTCCGAGTGTCGGCGTGGGCGCGGTCTTCGGCGACCTCTGCGAGGCGGGCGCGCGAGATGCAGTCGGCCCCGGCTTCCAGGCGTTCTGCAACGCGCTAGGCGTGACGACGCCAGAGGCCTCTGGCGACAGCGCCTCTGGCGAGGCACCGAGCGGACACACCAGCGGTGTGTCCCTACGGGAGCCAGACGCGATGGCCGACGCCGTCGTGCGCCTAGTCGTCTCGCACCGCTTCGCGGCCGACTCCGGCATCGGGCGCCTCGCCTCCGCCTTGCGCGATGGCGACGAAGCGGGCGTCCGGGATGTGCTGACAGACGGAGCCTCTGGCGACGTGGTCTGCCTCGACCCCGCCGACCGCGCCGAGGCCATCTGGACCCATGCCGAGCCGCACGCTCGCGCGCTGTGCACCGCGAGCACGCCAGAGGCCGCGCTGAGCGCCGCCGCCGCGTTCCGGATGCTCGCGCCGACGCGGGGCGGACGCTGGGGCGTGTACGCCCTCAACCGGCTCGTCGAGCGGCGCCTGAGCGAGGACGGCCTGCGCCTCTCGCCGACCGACCCGTGGTACCACGGCCGGCCGATCCTCGTGACCGAGAACGACTACGACCGCGACCTCTTCAACGGCGACGTGGGCGTGGTCTGGCGGCCATCCGCCGAGGCCCGCTGGCGCCAGAGGCCCGTGGTGGTCTTCGAGGGCAAGGACGGCGTGCGCGAGGTGCCCGTCGCGCAGTTGCCGGAGCACGAGACGGCGTGGGCCATGACGATCCACAAAAGCCAGGGCTCGGAGTTCGACGACGTGCTCCTCGTCCTCCCCACGCCGGGCTCGACGCAGGCGCGGCGCCTCTCGCGCCAGCTCGTCTACACCGCCGTCACCCGCGCGAAGGGCACGGCGCCAGAAGCCTCTAGCGGGCCGTCGCTTACGATCCTAGGCGCGGCGGAGCAGATGGCGGAGGCCGCAGGCGTGGCCGAGCGGCGCGCGAGCGGGCTGGCGGCGCGGCTGCGTGAGATGCCGGAGCGGTAG